The Carassius gibelio isolate Cgi1373 ecotype wild population from Czech Republic chromosome A19, carGib1.2-hapl.c, whole genome shotgun sequence genome segment TCACTTTTGCTTGGCTCTGTATTGCatcatttattaaacaatttccTCTGACTGTCATGTCTTGTGTTTTCAAGGGTTTTTTGTGCTGGATTTTAAACATAAAGCTCTGGTTTTATTTGGAAGTGCTGGCCTCTGCTAATGTCTGGTTGTGTCTGCTGCTTTTGCCAGCTTTGTTCCATTCCTGTTTGCTGAGATCATATTTATGGGGCGCCGTTTGTAAAGCCGCCCACgctgaaaataacagcaacattttgtcacatttagcttcaaacaatgtttaaaaaaaactttctttaaatagttaaatataaatattaaatgttacacctaagtgttaaatctaaatgttaaatatatataaatgttacatttaaatctaaatgttgaatctaaatgttttgggtgaaactaaatatttaactaaTATGCAAATTCAAAATGCCGGAAGTTCCAAAATAAAAGCTCGATgaggtcagtgtgtgtgcatCGTGTCAAATAAGTAACGAATAAAAACCATCTCATCCGAGGAAACTGACTCTTGGACCTAGATTATCGTGATAATGAttacctaaaataataaacacgTTTGGAGAAACTGTATTTGAAGAGTAGGCTATTGTCACTGTAATGAAAAATGTGGGACTTATGATGACCTGTAGCCATAATAGCCAGCCACGAGGAGTCTCACTTTGACTGAATGTTATGTCCTATAAGCCTATTTCCCCACCCGCCCCTGACCAGGTACGGTAACTATTTATGCTACTGTAGTTCAAAATGTCCAATGAATCGGCGTTAGCCGAGAGCATAGGCTCTTGTTGGCGTTTaagtatcagaatcagaaagagctttattgccaagtatgcttacgcatacaaggaatttgttttagtgacataagcttccagtacacagagacgacaacaacacagaaaaaaaaaattgtgctataaatgacaatggaataggattgagtgagatgcaggaatgttctaggatggagggttaacaaataaatataaggatattgcacgtttataagcataagtagggaacatttaactgttcatgaggtagattgcctgggggaagaaactgttcttgtgccttgctgttctggtgtttgcggctctgaggcgccggccagatggcaaaagttcaaagatggggtgacttagatgtgagggatccagagtgattttctgagcccttttcctcactctggatgtatacagttcttgaagggtgggcaggggagcaccaataatcctttcagcagtccgaacagttctctgtcttctgatgtctgattttgttgctgaaccaaaccagacagttattgaagtgcacaggacagactcaatgacggccgagtagaactattttagcagctcctgtggcaggttaaacttcctcagctggcgaaggtaatacaacctttgctgggcctttttaacaatgatgtcaatgtgattgtcccacttcaggtcctgagagatggtggttcccaggaatctgaatgacttcactgcagtcacagtgctgttcatgatggtgagttgggaatgtgcaggtgggtttctcctaaagtccacgatcgtctccactgttttgagcgtgttcagctccaggttgttaagactgcaccagacagccagctgctcaacctcttgtctgtaagcagactcatcacggTCCTGGATGacgccgatgactgtagtgtcgactgcaaactttaggagcttgacagaggggtctttagaggtgcagtcgttggtgtacagggagaagagcagaggggagagaacacatccctgaggggcaccagtgttggtggagcagctgtttgatgtgaatttccccagtctcactaactgttgcctatctgtcagaaagctggtgatccactgacagatagagctaggaccAGAgagctgttgggatgatggtgttgaatgccgaactaaagtccacaaataggatcctcacataagtccctgttttgtccagatgttgcaggatgaagtacaatcccatgttgattacatcatccacggacctatttgctcggtaagcaaactggagggggtccagtgATGAAAAGTATGCGAACATTTTCATAAAAGTGACACTAGCCTACTCCTCAAATACAGTTTCTCCAAAcgtgtttattattttaggtagTCATTATCACGATAGTCCACGTCCAAGAGTCAATTTCCTCAGATGAGATGGTTTTTATTCGTTACTTATTTGACATGATGCTATAAACACACACTGACCTCACCGAGCTTTTATTTTGTCACTTCCGGTTATTGGCATTTTTAATTTCCAcattagctaaatatttagtttcaaaaagaaacatttagatttaacatttagatttatatttaacatttagatttatattttacatttaaacgtttagatttagatttaacatttagatttagcatttagatGTAACATTTAGgggtaacatttaatatttatatgtagcctaactatttaaaatatcacaaatattgttTGGTATTTGTGGCTATTTAAGTTcacaaatattgttgtaaatgtgctAAAAAGTGACCGTCAAAAATTCATAccagttttttaaacattgtttgaagctaaatgtgacaaaatgttgctgttattttcagcGTGAGCCGCTTTACAAACGGCGCCCGATACACATTGGCCTTTAAAATCCTTCAACACGTATATTTTTCTAGATCGCCAAACACCCATCTTGTAAGTAAACGCAGATTGTGTGGATTCTTGCAAACCCTAAAACAATGTTGCCTGAGGCCAGCGCTGGTTTTTACTTTCTCTTCTCACACTACAGTCTAAAACGAAGCTTTATATTGTACAGTTTAGCTCAAATAAGTAAGGGTTTTTAAGGACAATCCTTGTatatctcttaaaaataaattgacTGCCTCAGACTTTCTTACAAACGCCGTGACTCGAGCTCTGTCTGTCCTTCCCAAATCAACAGCGAAAGGAAAAAAATCACGTTTACAGACAGGGAAATCCTCCTTAAAGTCTACAATGGCCGCGACTCAAAACCTAGTGCATGTCTGCTCAGTGTTAATAGAGAGTATTTTATTCCGCGTCCAAATGATgtttaaaatgctgtctagatagGCAGCTTACTGGGAATTGAGACTCTGACACTCTTCCAGCTGACCAAAACTCTGTCTGGAAAAGTACGTTTTGTTTTACTCCACTCTTGAAACTTATGTGTAACGTCCAGTGTTTATTTAGAGTATTATTGTtgtgtttataaaaaagaaaagtatttcCTTGTCGTAAGTAGACACATGAGTTGTGAGGAGCTCTGAGTCAAGCTGTGAAGAGTGAGTCAGATTTTCCAGCTCGTTTTCTGTCTCCTCTGCTGGTCTGCTGCAGCAGTCTGGAAGGTAAGTTTATCTGAAACGGAGTAGTTTAACGTGTTAAGGTGTCAAATCCTTTTGCATCGTTTGTTAGTTGTAAACTTAAACGCAAAAACGTTTATTAAAGACATTTTCCTCATAGAACGTTTCAACGCAGACGGCGACAGAATTCGACGAAGTTTGAAAAACCGTTACTTgtttaattcataaattaaaaacttttttttttagaatttccaACGTGTGAGATGGGATTAttctatttgtatgtattttattttatgtttcctCATATAGAGCTAACTTTAGGTTGGTCTCGAGGGAGAACAGTAAACTAATAGAACGATGCATGTGTGATGTAGCTACACCTTTGTTTCGATGATACTTTCGATTGTAACAGCGTCATGGCAGTTTTACCGATTCCCTAGATAAGCGTATATTCTGAGGCACTACCAAAGCAGCTTTTGAGCATCCCCAGCAGCTCAACATTATAAAAATGCTTCGACCCACCAGTTTGTCTCATCAACCGCATGGAGGAATGTTGAAGAAATGTATTCGAAAGCAatcattattttgcaattaatcaCTATAATCAGAAACATTATAAGCCATATACCACTCATGTTTTTTGGTGGAAACTTTATACAGCACATTTAGCATATGTCAGAATACTAAAAcatcaagaagaacaaagttaATCACCTTGTACTACAATATTCTTCTAATAGATTTTACAACACCTGCTGTTTGACATTATAattaagattaaaataataacatttaaataattttaagactTTGGGGGGCTGTTTGCTGAAACCACTTGTTTGAGAACTGCTACACATACAAAATAACTTCAGACGGTTTTCGTAAACTAACAAATTTCTTACTTTTTAGAAGGtggaaatgctgtttttttcataTGTGCAGCCTCCTCATCGTGCAGGATGCTagaaaaagatattaaaataaccTTAAGGATGTAGTGTGTCCCCAAAatttggttgattttttttttttcatagtcatCCTGTCTTATTGAGATCCTTTGATATGCATTATAGTGAATTAAACATGGGTTTAATACACTAAGCTCACGTGGAGCAAGGACAGTTAACCAAAGTGTCATCTTTTCAATCCTGTTTACTGTTTGTGCAATATCACCAGTATGCTGTTGCTCCAGGACAGAATGAGAAGGACTTGTTTGTCCTGGTGCCTTTTCCTGATGTTTGTCTGGTACCCAGCGGGCAGCATTATGACAGATCTTGAGCTGGAGGGTTCGGACCAGGACTGGGGTTCTGGATTACACGAACTCCTAAACAGCTTTCCAGCTGATAGTCCATTTGTCAGAGAGACACCTGGCAAGCCAGCCAACTGCACTCAGCGCTTCTGGCTTCCTCCGTCCTCTCCTGTGTGCTGGGATGATATAGCGGGCCCAGAGGAGTTTGAGAAGTCCCGCCTTCTCGTTCTGCAGAACAGGGCAGCACTGCAGGCAGTATCAACATCTAGTGGTCTTGAGGACGGGGCTGCATCCTTTGATCAACAGGCCAAGGAGAACATGCAGGGCGTCCTGGCTGACCATCTCGCTGTGGCCCAGACCGCCAATACAATGCAGAAGGTGTTCACGGATTTGGATGAGAAGAGGAAGGAGGGGGAAAAACATTATACCTTCTCAAGGTAACGGAGTCATTTTTAATGCTTTCATCGAAGATGTATTTGGCTGTGATTTAAAACATTAAGCAGAATTTTACTATAAAGTCGCCTTTTCACTATCTCCAAAAAACAACATTTCTGATGGCGAATAGTATGTGTGTTGCATGCACTTCTGAacatatagtacagaccaaaagtttggatacaccttctcattcaaataattttctttattttcatgactatgaaaattgtagattcacactgaaggcatcaaaactaggaattaacacatgtggaattatatacatcacaaaaaagtgtgaaacaactgaaaatatgtcatattgtaggttcttcaaagtagccaccttttgctttgattactgctttgcacactcttggcattctcttgatgagcttcaagaggtagtcacctgaaatggtcttccaacagtcttgaaggagttccccgagagatgctcagCACTTGTTGGCCATTttaccttctgtctgcggtccagctcatccctaaaccatctcgattgggttcaggtccagtgactgtggaggccaggtcatctggcgcagaaccccatcactctccttcttagtcaaatagcccttgatgccttcagtgtgactctacaattttcatagtcatgaaataaagaaaactctttgaatgagaaggtgtgtccaaacttttggtctgtactgtatatacagtgttTTCAGACCCATTTGAGCTTTAGGTGCATTGAAATATTTGAACTTTTGTGACTAGTCGGTATATGACCGTCTGACAGGTTTTAATGTATTGTCTTACTTAAAATGATGAGCGCAAGGTGAGAATTACCAATATTTTCACATTAGAACGTCAGTCTTTAAAAACAGTTCTTAATGATTTAAACGTATTTGTCAGTCATTTGTTTTGTGTGGATATATCTAgatattcattattcattttacCATGGTGAAAAAGCAGAGTAACTGCTGATTCATGACTAAATTGAAAGTTTCTTATACTCACTTTTTCAGTGGTCTTTTTATAGTAAAGTGTTTTTCTCACTCATTTTAGTTATCATCACTAAAATCTttgattttaagaaaaaaaaaagtgtttggaaATCAGACAGAAAAGATAAGATACAAGACTATGCAATTAATATCTTTAACTTCAATTCCTAAAACTATATATGTTTTAAtgtgtacatatatacacatcaagtgtatgtgtgtgtgtttattttattatgattccAATATATAAATTGACTTATTGGAAGTAAGACACTAAAGAGTAAccaatcatgggtaatgtagttttcctGCCAAGAGTTCCACTTTTAAACatgattgtttaaaaaataagttgaaataatgcAGGCTGctggcttcaacaaaagcataaACCATCCGTTAACAAACTTCGCAGCTGACACTGTGGGTCTTTAAGGGCTTACAAGATATCattaaaaatcaatttctctGTTGAGAAAATGTACTTTACATAAAAGAATCTGATTGTAGCAGAGATAGTGGAAAGGCAGCACATTATTTACAAAATGTCAACACAGGTTGATTTCTTCTGAATCAAAATTCAGAAaagtaattatttcattttttttctctctctcagtctgaAGGAGCAAACTGAAAACACGAAAGACTCCATTGCTAAAAAGGAGCAAGTAGCCGCTCTTCTAGAGAAACATCTGACCAATCTGGAGAGGTCTTTGAACACTATGCAACTTCGACTGGCCAAACTACTACCCCAGTAATTTAATTTGAGCAACACAACCTACACGTGTGGAAAATAATATAATgcatgtttattacattttatcaaacaaataagACTTGTATCACCATATACTGCATGCCAACAGCACCCTGTATTTCTCTTTTGTTAACCATCTTCCTCTTGTTTTTCCACTCCATTAAGTAAATGGGATTAATATTAATTACTGgcaataaaatctatttttataccCCCAGACTATAGACTGTTACCTAAAAATGTAAAGTACAATTGTATTAAGCTTAATTTgtctgtgattaaaaaaataaatacatgcacaaCATGCTTTGCATGTCATAAGCCTAATTACTGTAATGACTTTACCggtaaatacaaaaatgtgctGTTTACACAGACATTTCATCTTTTTACTGGTAATGCACCATTCACACATCACTTTAAAATACTTGTAAATATGTGACATCATTACCCAGATGTGACCTCTAAACAGCTACACCCCATTGTGTTTTTGTAAACATGGAGGGGTATAGGCGGTtagtgtttttgtatgtgtgtcaAATGTTAGATATCTTACATCAGCGCGTTCTGAATTCGTATGTGACCAGTAATCACGCTCTGTATTCACAAAGAGCACATTACCAATAATTTACTtgtaatgttacaacttctcataccagtaaattgccagaatgaatttaccggtatttttgaaaaagtaatttatCAGTAAAGAATGCATATATGAAAGGGGATATAGATTCTGACTCATTGCATTATAAAATAAGATTATGGTGAACACAATCAgcaaatttatttattcaaatacaaaaatcaaactgcaaaaagcatttaaaaactaTACAGTACACTATATAAATCTTCAGCTGCAGTCCAAAGTCAAGTATgaatcaaatgcatttttatcctcagtgatgaaaatgttaatgtatgGGCATGAAATATAcctctaaaatacattttaaaccctgagaaaaacattttcaataagattttacactgaattgaattgaatgtataGATGTTTGGATCTTCTCGAAACATACAAATATTGGTGTCAAGCAGTAATTAAACACCAATGATCCATAACAAAGCACCATATATCCTGGTTTGCAGTACTCACAGTGGTTCAGTTGTAAATCTAGAGTGGTACAGACATTTTGACACACAGCAAAGTGTAAGTGGGTGCTAAAACATACTGACTACATTAAGTAAAACATGTATATTACCTCTCTAAAACAACAGAGGTTCAAAAGTAAAACTCTTTGGGTAAAAAGTACTGATTTGTAAGACAATGTCCTATGATTTTATCTACTGTTTTAGTGAGGAAGTGGTCAGGATGAGTTCACAGTGATTTTTTCCAACTTGCCATACATCACATCACAGGTTGTCATCATCTTTTTTCATTTCTTCCAGTGACTTTAGATAGTCTCTGGCCAGGATTTTCTTAGGAAGGATATCTAAATATAGAAGAGACAAAACTGTTTACACACCAGTTGATTTAGTCTGAATAGTGTTTGCCATCATCACAAATGGCCAGGACTCACCAgttaaaaactgaaatgtttccGTTTCCTCCGCTGCATTGGCCAGATCACTGTATGACAGCGTGTTCGTCTCTTTACCCGAACCATTTTTATACGAGGACAGGGCCAAGTGCTTGACAAAAAGCTCCTATGAGGGAATTGCGAAGATGTCATATTAACATAAACATTAGGCAATGATATGCAATAATACTGTCGGAGCCGTTCTATCGTACTCCTGTGTgagtgttaaataaataaaactattagaaCTATGCACATACGGTTTGCTATTCTCGCTGGGAATCCGTATTTAAACTAAAAGCTGGCAACTGACCATTGATTAATAACACATCAAATTACCGTAGCTTTTGTTGTCAAGAAAAGAGCGTCCTGGTTGATACAGGACACATCGGGAGAACTTTTCATGATTAATCGCACCCTCGACATCGGCAGAGATACATTTTTACTGTTTGTAGCTTGCTCAACTTTCTCTTCCATGTTTTTTTCAGACATGTTCTGATAGCAgcagcatagacagtaaaagcagCAGCCGCTTAAGCGCAACGGAAGTATATCTACAGGCTGACAAAGAGACGTCATTGGACGACGATCACATGGGAATTGTAGTTTTATGACTACGTTTGTAGTACTTCCTTCCAAAGCATCTTTCTTCAATATTTATAAAGCAGTTTGAAATCgcgtatacatttttttttcatctgagaATATCATATCTACGTGTTTGTTATAAAaagtgacaatgttttttttttcttttcattttatagGTTTATTAGTAAAAGTCAACTGCAGATTTAACCTATACATGTCAAACATATCTGCTGAAAAGCAGAGAATATCAATTCAAACAACTgaatattaaactaaattatataattattacaactgtttaaaagtatttcaatACTTATGtttcaaaagtaattttaaatagcttttattATGCGACAAAAATACAATCTGTCCTCATAGTAGTTGTTAAATTAGCATGAACTACATTTCCCAAAAAAACAGAGTTGTTTTTGTCCTTCTCGGCAGCTGGGCGTGTGCGCTTTACAGATAACGAATGAGCTTGGCTACGATGTTTACTACAGTCTTCAGGACtacgttacccacaatgcactgccCACCGTTGTCAAAAGTCTTGCTCTCTTGGGTCACTTACCGAACTCTGGCCGTGTCATCCAGCTTACTTTCTCTTATTTGACGGAATAATGCATTTGTCAGGCGCAGGACTCGCGGAATTAGGGCACGGACAGGGCCCCGGAGCTGGATCGGCGCCTGGAAGCTGCAATCCGCGTAAATTCAGCGAGAAAATCGCCCTTCACAACCAGCGACAGGCTGAAGACACAGCCGCTTTCCGGGAGGTTATGATGGACGTTACTTCCATCAGGGTGAGTCTAACTCAATACAGGACATGTCAGGCTCCTTTACTACAGTTCTTGACCTGAATTCTGTATTATTCTGTTATAAAGTGTTTGAAGCGGAAGGGAGTGCTTCAACTTTCAAATGTCATGTGCCTTACTAGTGTCTGTTTTATTGATTCCTGACAACTGGACAGCTTTAGTTAAAGCTATTGGCTTTTCTTGGGAAGTGCGGTTTCAGAAACAAAAACCAATAagaaagtttaaaaaacaaaacaacaacaacaattgtaAACACTCTCTTTGTACCCGTTAACTTTGTTTTTCCAAGCTAAATGAGCAGATGTATTCACAcgtgttttgcttttaaaaaatattattaacaataaaattgtgtattttattcctgCACTGAATTTGAACTGTATGACCAAATACTCGCTTGGTCCACACGATCcaagagaaagttcaaaacaataaAGTAACAATAACATTATGCTGTTGTTTGGGGAAATAAATGATAAtccatatttaaatgtttaactcTTTGTACATTTACTCTGTTTGATGTCATGTTACTTCAAACTCTGCAGTTGTATAATGTGAATCAATTAGTTGCTTATTAAAAATAGGGCTCTGTTTACATAGACACCTGAAATATTATATGTAGTAAACATGGTAGTTGTAACTGAATTATAATGTCTTATGGAGCTTGGACACAGACATCTGAATTAAACAGTTCTGCCCATGTAAGTCTTTACAACAACTGTTTCAAAAGATCTTCACATGAAAATAAGACCGTATAAACTTTCATATGTTTAGACCCTTCTAAAATCAGAAGTACAAGACAAATGTGTTGGGATTAAATTGGATTTAGGAAGTTTTTTATTATCTGTATATGGGATTGTGATTCAGCAGGTCCACATGGATTATGTCAATGCACATAAATAGCTTTGCCGGTCACTCATCTAGGGTCTGTTTGTCTTCAGTGTTGCAGACTGAGGGCTCTGTAAATCCCAAGTACAATGTCTGTTTTAAATAATGATGCAACAGGCATTTGTTCCCCTGAGGGTAAAGCGGTCTGGGAGAGAGTGGGACAGGTTTGTGTTTAACTCTGTGTTGGGTGTCTTTTATTGTTGCTATTGTTAAGGTTGCATTCCCTCCTCAGGTTCAGGCTGAGAGAATCCGGCAAACCAGAGACTTGGTCCCGTACTATGGAGGATCGTTGCCAAATGTCAATCAGATTTCAAGCTGCTCCACAGAGACCCAGGTGTGggatt includes the following:
- the LOC127935167 gene encoding chromatin accessibility complex protein 1, with the protein product MSEKNMEEKVEQATNSKNVSLPMSRVRLIMKSSPDVSCINQDALFLTTKATELFVKHLALSSYKNGSGKETNTLSYSDLANAAEETETFQFLTDILPKKILARDYLKSLEEMKKDDDNL